The following coding sequences are from one Culex quinquefasciatus strain JHB chromosome 1, VPISU_Cqui_1.0_pri_paternal, whole genome shotgun sequence window:
- the LOC6032075 gene encoding uncharacterized protein LOC6032075, whose translation MSRTTSLGMCVLCCLVVALIVEALEFDQQQSPKHSRPPATSATVKNDPKMLEYVPEGIPADMAPQDSEHHRQHDKRDAMPRRPSLEDLLAQQWPEPPNLRGRRLPLYAEEPRFILLRQPTQQQQHHSSPSFSFIPQRGRKSDPLLSTLAKRELSIKQMLEGGDYFVPNRGKKATGVGISKKVKFDDILGSDELFIPNRGKKELFELLGGGGRAMNELQPYYYNKKNVLTAIQNVGGKNDGTAEELFYPTRGKKANVLDNLAQNADTFFSSRGKRIPVAWNLLNQNTNGNDDDPWEYLTAATADDSSSYDADFALDRYQTNKIIA comes from the exons atGAGTCGAACCACATCGCTGGGAATGTGCGTTCTGTGCTGCCTGGTGGTGGCACTGATCGTCGAGGCCCTCGAGTTTGACCAGCAGCAGTCGCCGAAACATTCGCGACCTCCGGCAACGTCAGCCACCGTCAAAAATGATCCCAAAATGCTTGAGTACGTTCCCGAGGGTATCCCGGCGGACATGGCACCACAGGACAGCGAGCATCACCGACAGCACGACAAAAG AGACGCCATGCCCCGCCGACCCTCGCTGGAGGACCTCCTGGCGCAGCAGTGGCCCGAACCACCAAACCTGCGAGGTCGCCGACTTCCGCTGTACGCCGAGGAACCGCGCTTCATACTGTTGCGACAACccacgcagcagcagcagcaccactcCAGCCCGAGCTTCTCCTTTATACCCCAGCGTGGCCGGAAGTCGGACCCTCTGCTGTCGACGCTGGCCAAGCGCGAGCTGTCCATCAAGCAGATGCTCGAAGGTGGTGATTACTTCGTGCCAAATCGTGGCAAAAAGGCGACTGGAGTTGGGATAAGTAAGAAGGTCAAGTTTGACGATATTTTGGGCTCGGACGAGCTGTTTATTCCGAACCGAGGCAAGAAGGAGTTGTTTGAACTGCTTGGAGGTGGGGGACGTGCGATGAACGAGCTGCAGCCATACTACTACAACAAGAAGAACGTCCTAACGGCCATCCAGAACGTCGGTGGGAAGAACGACGGCACGGCCGAGGAGCTGTTCTACCCGACCCGGGGCAAGAAGGCCAACGTGCTGGACAACCTGGCCCAGAACGCGGACACGTTCTTCTCGTCGCGTGGCAAGCGAATTCCGGTCGCCTGGAACCTGCTCAACCAGAACACGAACGGCAACGATGACGACCCGTGGGAATACCTGACGGCGGCCACAGCTGATGATAGCTCCAGCTACGATGCCGACTTTGCGCTCGATCGCTATCAAACTAACAAGATTATCGCGTAG